One window of the Streptococcus parasanguinis ATCC 15912 genome contains the following:
- a CDS encoding glucosamine-6-phosphate deaminase, with translation MKIIEVQDQIEGGKVAFDLFKEKLQEGAQTIGLATGSSPLEFYKQIRESDLDLSNLISVNLDEYVGLTGDDPQSYRYFMEKNLFDAKPFKESYLPIGVEETAEQEVARYNQILEEHPVDLQILGVGRNGHIGFNEPGTSFDSQTHLVQLDASTIEANSRFFDKIEDVPTKAISMGIANILAAKSIVLFAYGESKAQAIKGTVEGEKTEEVPASALQGHPDVTIIADKEALSLLSR, from the coding sequence ATGAAGATTATTGAAGTTCAGGACCAAATTGAGGGTGGAAAAGTTGCCTTTGATCTGTTTAAAGAAAAATTACAGGAAGGAGCTCAAACCATAGGTCTTGCGACAGGAAGCAGTCCCCTTGAATTTTACAAACAAATTCGTGAAAGTGATTTGGACTTATCTAATCTAATTAGTGTTAACTTAGATGAATATGTAGGATTAACAGGAGATGATCCTCAATCCTACCGTTATTTCATGGAGAAAAATCTCTTTGATGCCAAACCATTTAAAGAAAGCTACCTCCCAATAGGTGTAGAAGAAACAGCCGAACAAGAAGTTGCACGTTATAATCAGATTTTAGAAGAACATCCTGTAGATCTTCAAATTCTAGGGGTTGGGCGCAATGGACACATCGGTTTCAATGAGCCAGGGACATCCTTTGATAGCCAAACCCATTTAGTCCAGTTAGATGCTTCTACAATTGAAGCGAACTCTCGTTTCTTTGATAAAATTGAGGATGTACCAACCAAGGCAATTTCGATGGGAATTGCTAATATCTTAGCAGCAAAATCGATTGTTTTGTTTGCTTATGGGGAATCGAAAGCCCAAGCGATTAAAGGAACAGTAGAGGGTGAAAAGACAGAAGAAGTGCCTGCAAGTGCCCTTCAGGGACATCCAGATGTGACCATCATTGCGGATAAGGAAGCTTTGAGCTTGTTAAGTCGATAA
- a CDS encoding DUF1958 domain-containing protein: MIKKYLIHICLLLSLLCQPILASADELVDMAQKMYPNDNVQAINRPHSSLIIDGNTGNVLWKDNIDEVRDPASMSKLMTLYLLFEDMANGKISKDTVIKATASDQAIGKIYEISNNNIVAGVDYTIPELITMTVVPSSNVSTLMLANLMSNNDPDAFIERMNAKAKELGMTNTVWNNPSGAAISTLQGYYQVNNYPNDAANQTTARDLGILVYHFINQYPDILNYTNQAQVTVKKGTPYEETFDTYNYSLPGAKYALKGVDGLKTGSSPRGAFNYIATIKRGNQRLIAVIMGVGDWADQDGEYYRHPFGNALIEKAYKDFGYKKLLDAGVQKIDGKTYTLEKPFYATVKKGAKEPTLAVKDGYLTVDNDLYTLSEGIRDDMKVEEGAKPELVKEKADGKKTTAKQSKWLSLDHFLILIPILILVIILSIEKQSRERRKKRLKSAIIKNK, encoded by the coding sequence ATGATAAAAAAATATTTGATCCATATTTGCCTCCTTCTGAGTCTCTTATGCCAGCCAATTCTAGCTAGTGCGGATGAATTGGTGGATATGGCGCAAAAGATGTACCCAAATGACAATGTCCAAGCCATTAACCGTCCACATTCCTCACTCATTATTGACGGCAATACGGGAAATGTTCTTTGGAAAGACAATATCGATGAAGTCAGAGATCCTGCCAGCATGAGTAAGCTCATGACGCTCTATCTCTTGTTTGAAGATATGGCAAATGGCAAGATCAGTAAGGATACAGTGATCAAGGCGACCGCTTCAGACCAAGCGATCGGAAAGATCTATGAAATCTCCAACAATAATATTGTTGCTGGGGTAGACTACACAATTCCTGAGTTGATTACCATGACAGTGGTTCCATCCTCAAATGTATCGACCCTCATGTTGGCCAATCTCATGTCCAACAATGATCCAGATGCCTTTATCGAGCGTATGAATGCCAAGGCTAAGGAATTAGGGATGACCAATACGGTCTGGAATAACCCAAGCGGGGCGGCCATCTCCACCTTGCAAGGCTACTATCAGGTAAACAATTATCCAAATGATGCGGCTAACCAGACAACTGCGCGTGATTTGGGAATTTTGGTCTATCATTTTATCAATCAATACCCAGATATTTTAAACTATACCAATCAAGCACAAGTCACGGTCAAAAAGGGGACTCCGTATGAGGAAACCTTTGATACCTACAATTATTCATTGCCAGGAGCCAAGTATGCTTTGAAAGGTGTGGATGGTTTAAAAACTGGATCAAGTCCTCGTGGAGCTTTCAATTATATCGCGACCATCAAACGGGGAAATCAGCGCTTAATTGCTGTCATTATGGGCGTAGGAGATTGGGCAGACCAAGATGGGGAATATTACCGTCACCCGTTTGGGAATGCTTTGATCGAAAAAGCTTATAAAGATTTTGGCTATAAAAAATTGTTAGATGCAGGTGTCCAGAAGATTGACGGCAAGACCTATACACTCGAAAAACCCTTCTATGCAACGGTCAAAAAAGGTGCTAAAGAACCGACCCTTGCGGTAAAAGATGGCTATCTGACAGTAGATAATGATCTCTACACTTTGTCTGAAGGTATCCGAGATGATATGAAGGTGGAAGAAGGGGCTAAGCCAGAGCTTGTCAAAGAAAAAGCTGATGGAAAAAAGACAACGGCTAAGCAAAGTAAATGGCTTTCGCTGGATCACTTCCTAATTTTGATTCCGATTCTCATTCTTGTCATCATTCTCTCGATTGAAAAACAAAGTCGTGAGAGACGCAAAAAAAGGCTCAAAAGCGCTATAATAAAAAATAAATAG
- a CDS encoding MFS transporter, with the protein MKKFRNSYAAYMLLYSFYFMSTSLFTTLISVYLMGKHYSATQVSTLVSVAFFLSMVAQPFFGYINERFGIVKMTTLSLSVIIGGVLGFLWAPNLFWLTVFYGIVLVCLNGTAPMMEVFATQSPYAFGKIRVWGTIGYSVGVQIAGWVYHQFSPQAVYYTVLITIVLSIFCLSAVRMKTREKKEEKVKEPVSIRPLLHNVPYLFFIILIGLASGVGNIGHTYIPELLMDSGLPVHIASTVVAISVVVEAPLIFFSDRFMDHWPLRVLIALPIGIIFAQYAVYALPSPVFLKVIMTLLAKHTTGMVLIMVSLRFIAQQVNGKDLVLAMAIVQGARYLGTILLQPLAALCIERGGYQVMSFFLAGVVGIVFLLSFALKMPQGKAHGLFGGKVD; encoded by the coding sequence ATGAAAAAATTCCGAAATTCTTATGCAGCTTATATGTTGCTCTATAGTTTTTATTTTATGTCCACATCTCTCTTTACGACCCTCATTTCCGTCTATTTGATGGGAAAGCACTATAGTGCAACCCAAGTGTCGACCTTGGTATCGGTTGCCTTTTTCTTATCTATGGTAGCCCAACCTTTCTTTGGGTATATCAATGAGCGATTTGGAATCGTAAAAATGACGACCCTCAGTCTGAGTGTGATCATTGGTGGTGTCCTAGGTTTTCTTTGGGCACCTAATCTCTTTTGGCTGACCGTTTTTTATGGGATTGTTCTAGTCTGTTTGAATGGGACAGCTCCCATGATGGAAGTATTTGCAACGCAAAGTCCATACGCTTTTGGGAAGATTCGCGTTTGGGGAACCATTGGCTACTCGGTCGGTGTTCAAATAGCCGGCTGGGTCTATCATCAATTTAGCCCCCAAGCTGTCTATTATACGGTTTTGATCACCATTGTACTCAGCATTTTCTGTCTAAGTGCTGTTCGGATGAAGACAAGAGAGAAAAAAGAAGAAAAGGTTAAAGAGCCGGTTTCTATTCGTCCTCTTCTTCACAATGTGCCTTACCTCTTCTTTATCATTTTGATTGGCTTGGCTTCAGGTGTTGGAAATATTGGTCATACCTATATTCCTGAGTTGCTCATGGATAGTGGTCTACCAGTTCATATTGCCTCAACAGTTGTGGCTATCTCAGTCGTAGTGGAAGCCCCCTTGATCTTTTTCTCTGATCGATTCATGGACCACTGGCCTTTACGGGTTTTGATCGCTCTTCCAATTGGGATTATTTTCGCTCAATATGCCGTCTACGCTCTTCCAAGTCCTGTCTTCTTAAAAGTGATAATGACTCTCTTAGCTAAGCACACGACAGGGATGGTTTTGATTATGGTCTCCTTACGGTTTATCGCCCAACAGGTAAATGGCAAAGACTTGGTTCTTGCCATGGCCATTGTCCAAGGAGCTCGTTATTTAGGAACCATTCTTTTACAACCCCTCGCAGCCCTCTGTATTGAAAGAGGTGGTTACCAAGTCATGAGTTTCTTTTTAGCAGGGGTTGTAGGGATCGTCTTTTTACTGAGTTTTGCCTTAAAAATGCCCCAAGGGAAGGCTCACGGCCTTTTTGGTGGTAAAGTAGACTAA
- a CDS encoding lipoprotein: protein MKKMILSTAALLTIVSLAACSNKQDTKKETSNSQSTTKVTSKSANTSKSKDTSTDSEDTSTSSLLTDAEISKAKTVGDFKKLFAKLMDQTVSLTEEAGASVTGSAKVGYDATVSSLKQQMETQKEIFNESLESIGSDSTVVPKEDREALIESLKDAREELESARKEMKDLQKELSKSPVADDDSDDSDSDSEE, encoded by the coding sequence ATGAAAAAAATGATCTTATCGACAGCTGCTCTTTTGACGATTGTTTCACTTGCTGCTTGTTCAAACAAACAAGACACAAAGAAGGAAACTTCAAATAGTCAATCAACGACTAAAGTGACGAGCAAATCTGCCAACACTTCAAAAAGTAAGGATACTTCAACAGATTCAGAAGATACATCCACTTCTAGTCTCTTAACAGATGCTGAAATCAGCAAGGCTAAAACAGTTGGAGACTTCAAAAAGTTATTTGCAAAACTAATGGATCAAACAGTTTCTCTTACTGAAGAAGCAGGTGCTTCTGTGACAGGCTCAGCCAAAGTGGGCTATGATGCGACTGTCAGTAGCTTGAAGCAACAAATGGAAACTCAAAAAGAAATCTTTAATGAAAGCTTGGAAAGCATTGGTTCAGATAGCACAGTCGTTCCTAAAGAAGACCGTGAAGCTCTGATCGAAAGCTTGAAAGATGCTCGAGAAGAGTTGGAAAGTGCTCGTAAAGAAATGAAAGATTTGCAGAAAGAATTGAGTAAATCACCTGTTGCAGATGATGACAGTGATGATTCGGATTCAGATTCTGAAGAATAA
- a CDS encoding competence protein CoiA, with protein sequence MFIAMDNNQQRWNCIKEVPPTTAGPFYCLACHSQVRLKNGSVLRAHFAHVELQHCPYHHEAESFEHLELKASLYDWASKESKTEVESYLADFQQIADLLVVDKNLALEVQCSSLSLERLKERSDAYRSHGYQVYWLLGKKLWLKERLTKLQAGFLYFSQNRGFHLWELDLAKKELRLQYLIHEDLRGRLHYQTEIFPFGQRSLLEVLRTPYLSQSMQQMAVELDRTFLTYIQQQLFYRHPKWMRFQEELYLQGHHLLELGLDFFYPLCRPILSQNLLQIEEDVEGYYQQFMAYYQSQGIQPVQILYPPRFYAQQKS encoded by the coding sequence ATGTTTATTGCCATGGATAACAATCAACAGAGGTGGAACTGTATCAAGGAGGTCCCACCTACAACAGCTGGTCCTTTCTATTGCTTGGCTTGTCACAGTCAAGTGCGTCTAAAAAATGGCTCGGTTCTACGGGCTCATTTTGCTCATGTAGAATTACAGCATTGTCCCTATCATCACGAAGCTGAGAGTTTTGAACATCTGGAATTGAAAGCCAGTCTTTATGATTGGGCCTCTAAGGAGTCTAAAACAGAGGTAGAAAGTTATTTAGCAGACTTTCAACAAATTGCCGATCTTTTGGTAGTAGACAAGAACTTAGCTTTGGAAGTGCAGTGTAGCTCCTTATCTTTAGAACGCTTGAAGGAGAGAAGCGATGCTTATCGATCCCACGGTTACCAGGTCTATTGGTTACTTGGTAAAAAGTTGTGGCTCAAGGAAAGACTAACAAAACTGCAGGCTGGCTTTCTTTATTTTAGTCAGAATCGAGGTTTTCATCTTTGGGAATTGGATCTGGCAAAGAAAGAGCTACGTTTACAATACCTCATTCATGAGGATTTACGAGGGCGATTGCATTATCAAACAGAAATTTTCCCTTTTGGTCAAAGGTCTTTACTGGAAGTCTTACGGACCCCTTATCTTTCGCAATCCATGCAACAAATGGCAGTCGAGCTCGATCGGACATTTTTAACGTATATACAGCAGCAACTCTTTTATCGTCACCCAAAGTGGATGAGGTTTCAGGAAGAACTCTATTTGCAGGGACACCATCTACTGGAACTAGGCTTGGATTTCTTTTATCCTCTTTGTCGTCCGATCCTTTCACAGAACTTACTCCAAATTGAAGAGGATGTAGAAGGTTACTACCAGCAATTTATGGCCTATTATCAGTCGCAAGGGATCCAACCTGTTCAGATCCTCTATCCTCCACGTTTTTATGCTCAACAGAAAAGCTAA
- the pepF gene encoding oligoendopeptidase F: protein MVKQRNEIDEKYQWDLSTIFATDQAWEEEAASLAADIKAASHYAGHLLDSAQTLLETTNAYLELSRRLEKVYVYAHMKNDQDTRVAKYQEYQSKGMSLYSLLGETFAFYEPEFMAITDEQYKAFVSEVPALEQYGHYFDRLLEKKEHVLSQKEEELLAGAGEIFAAGGETFEILDNADIVFPTVHDDKGEEVQLTHGNYISLVESKDRAVRKEAYEGLYKVYEQYQHTYAKTLQTNVKVHNFNAKVRKFSSAREAALSENFVPESVYDSLVTAVNKHLPLLQRYVQLRSKILGISDLKMYDMYTPLSDTDYKFTYEESLAKAEEVLAVLGEDYLSRVKRAFSERWIDVHVNQGKRSGAYSGGSYDTNAFMLLNWQDTLDNLFTLVHETGHSMHSSYTRETQPYVYGDYSIFLAEIASTTNENILTERLLEEVEDDATRFAILNHFLDGFRGTVFRQTQFAEFEHAIHKADQEGTVLTSEFLNNLYAELNEKYYGLSKEDNPEIQYEWARIPHFYYNYYVFQYSTGFAAASALAEKIVHGTQEDRDKYIDYLKAGNSDYPLNVIRKAGVDMEKEDYLDAAFAVFERRLNEFEALVEKLGLA, encoded by the coding sequence ATGGTAAAACAACGTAATGAAATTGATGAAAAATACCAATGGGATTTGTCGACAATTTTTGCGACAGATCAAGCTTGGGAAGAAGAAGCAGCTAGCTTAGCTGCAGATATTAAAGCAGCAAGCCACTATGCTGGCCATTTGTTGGATTCAGCACAAACGCTTTTGGAGACAACCAATGCTTATTTGGAATTGAGCCGTCGCTTAGAAAAGGTCTATGTCTATGCTCATATGAAAAATGACCAAGATACACGAGTGGCTAAATACCAAGAATACCAATCAAAAGGGATGTCTCTTTATAGCTTGTTAGGTGAAACCTTTGCCTTCTATGAGCCTGAATTCATGGCCATTACGGATGAGCAATACAAGGCCTTTGTGAGTGAAGTTCCAGCCTTGGAACAATATGGTCATTATTTTGATCGTTTGCTAGAGAAAAAAGAACATGTCTTGTCTCAAAAAGAAGAGGAATTACTTGCAGGAGCTGGTGAGATCTTTGCGGCTGGTGGTGAAACTTTTGAAATCTTGGACAATGCAGATATTGTTTTCCCTACTGTACATGATGACAAGGGCGAAGAAGTTCAATTAACACATGGAAACTATATTTCTTTGGTAGAATCAAAAGATCGTGCCGTTCGTAAAGAAGCTTACGAAGGTCTCTACAAGGTCTATGAACAGTACCAACATACCTATGCTAAAACCTTGCAAACCAATGTAAAAGTTCACAACTTTAATGCTAAAGTTCGCAAATTCTCTTCTGCCCGTGAAGCGGCCCTTTCTGAAAACTTTGTGCCAGAAAGTGTTTATGATAGCTTGGTAACAGCTGTGAACAAACACTTGCCACTCTTGCAACGCTATGTACAATTGCGTTCAAAAATTCTAGGTATCTCAGACTTGAAGATGTACGATATGTATACGCCATTATCAGATACAGACTACAAGTTTACCTATGAAGAATCATTGGCTAAAGCAGAAGAAGTCTTGGCTGTTTTGGGGGAGGACTATCTTTCTCGTGTGAAACGTGCCTTTAGCGAACGGTGGATTGATGTGCATGTCAACCAAGGGAAACGCTCAGGTGCCTATTCAGGTGGTTCTTATGATACCAATGCTTTCATGTTGTTAAACTGGCAAGATACATTGGATAATCTCTTCACCTTGGTGCATGAAACTGGTCACAGTATGCATTCTAGCTATACCCGTGAAACCCAACCTTATGTCTATGGGGACTACTCAATTTTCCTTGCTGAAATCGCCTCTACAACCAATGAAAATATCTTGACTGAACGTCTGTTAGAAGAAGTAGAAGATGATGCAACTCGTTTTGCTATTTTGAATCACTTCTTGGATGGCTTCCGTGGAACGGTCTTCCGTCAAACCCAGTTTGCCGAATTTGAGCATGCCATTCATAAAGCAGACCAAGAAGGTACCGTTTTGACTAGTGAGTTCTTGAACAACCTTTATGCAGAGCTCAATGAAAAATACTATGGTCTTTCAAAAGAAGACAACCCTGAGATCCAATATGAATGGGCTCGGATTCCTCACTTCTACTATAACTACTATGTCTTCCAATATTCAACTGGTTTTGCAGCAGCTTCAGCCTTAGCTGAAAAAATTGTTCATGGAACCCAGGAGGATCGTGATAAATATATCGACTACTTGAAGGCTGGAAACTCTGATTATCCACTAAATGTCATCCGCAAAGCAGGTGTGGATATGGAAAAAGAAGACTATTTGGACGCAGCCTTTGCAGTCTTTGAACGTCGTTTGAATGAATTTGAAGCCCTAGTAGAAAAATTAGGACTCGCATAA
- a CDS encoding O-methyltransferase has protein sequence MVESYSKNANHNMRRPVVKDEIVDFMRTRQKPVAGALKELEAFARKENIPIIPHETVAYFRLLLQALQPKKILEIGTAIGFSALLMAENAPNAQITTIDRNEEMIDFAKKNLAKYDLRKQITLLEGDAVDVLRDLTETYDFVFMDSAKSKYIVFLPRILELLEVGGVVVLDDIFQGGDVAKDIMEVRRGQRTIYRGLQNLFNATLNHPDLTASLVPLGDGILMIRKNAETVTLPDPSSF, from the coding sequence ATGGTAGAGTCTTATAGTAAAAATGCCAACCACAATATGCGCCGTCCAGTGGTAAAAGATGAGATCGTTGACTTTATGCGTACGCGTCAAAAACCGGTAGCGGGTGCCCTAAAGGAATTAGAAGCATTCGCTCGCAAGGAAAATATTCCCATCATCCCGCATGAAACGGTAGCATACTTTAGACTACTCCTACAAGCCCTACAACCAAAGAAAATCCTTGAAATTGGGACAGCAATTGGGTTTTCGGCGCTCTTAATGGCTGAAAATGCTCCCAATGCACAAATTACTACCATTGATCGTAACGAAGAAATGATTGACTTTGCCAAGAAAAATCTAGCTAAATACGATCTGAGAAAGCAAATTACCTTGCTTGAAGGAGATGCGGTAGATGTCTTGCGGGATTTAACAGAGACCTATGACTTTGTCTTTATGGACTCTGCTAAGTCTAAGTACATCGTCTTTTTGCCACGAATTCTCGAACTCTTAGAAGTTGGGGGAGTCGTAGTATTGGATGATATTTTCCAAGGAGGAGATGTTGCCAAAGACATCATGGAAGTTCGTCGTGGGCAACGGACCATTTATCGAGGTCTTCAAAACCTCTTTAACGCGACTCTCAACCATCCAGATTTGACAGCTAGCTTGGTGCCACTTGGAGACGGTATTTTGATGATTCGTAAAAATGCAGAGACGGTAACCTTGCCAGATCCTAGCTCTTTTTAG
- the prsA gene encoding peptidylprolyl isomerase PrsA, giving the protein MKKKLVAGAVTLLSVVTLAACANSTNKDVVTMKGDTITVSDFYDEIKSNQGAQQVLFQMTINKVFEKEYGSKISDKEVDKELAKQKKQLGNQFDAYLAQQGLTEETAKKQIRSNMLLEYAVSQAAKKDIKESDYKTAFESYTPEVTAQIIKLDSEDKAKEVLEAAKAEGADFAKIAKDNSTDTATKDKGGEVKFDSGTADIPSQVKEAAFKLDENGISDVITVSAGQNYSASYYIVKLNKKTEKGSDWKKYEKRLKEIIIEGRKQDTNYIRSIIAKAMTNANIKVKDDAFKSTFNQYLQNIGVETSDSSSSSKK; this is encoded by the coding sequence ATGAAGAAAAAACTTGTAGCAGGTGCTGTGACCTTGCTATCAGTCGTAACATTAGCAGCCTGTGCCAATAGCACAAACAAAGATGTCGTGACCATGAAAGGGGACACGATCACGGTTTCAGATTTCTATGATGAAATCAAATCAAACCAAGGAGCCCAACAAGTTCTTTTCCAAATGACTATCAATAAAGTTTTTGAAAAAGAATATGGATCAAAAATTTCTGATAAAGAAGTCGATAAAGAATTGGCTAAACAAAAGAAACAATTGGGCAACCAATTTGATGCTTACTTGGCGCAACAAGGCTTGACGGAAGAAACAGCGAAGAAACAAATCCGTAGCAATATGTTGTTGGAATATGCAGTTAGCCAAGCTGCTAAGAAAGATATCAAAGAGTCAGACTACAAGACAGCTTTTGAATCTTATACACCTGAGGTAACAGCACAAATTATCAAGTTGGATTCTGAAGACAAAGCAAAAGAAGTATTGGAAGCAGCTAAAGCGGAAGGTGCAGACTTTGCCAAAATTGCAAAAGATAATTCAACAGATACCGCTACAAAAGACAAAGGTGGTGAAGTCAAGTTCGATTCAGGAACAGCAGATATCCCATCTCAAGTCAAAGAAGCAGCCTTTAAGTTGGATGAAAACGGCATTTCAGATGTGATCACAGTATCAGCAGGTCAAAACTACTCAGCTAGCTACTATATTGTCAAATTGAATAAGAAGACAGAAAAAGGTTCGGACTGGAAGAAATACGAAAAACGTTTGAAAGAGATCATTATTGAAGGTCGTAAGCAAGATACTAATTACATCCGTAGTATTATAGCTAAAGCGATGACCAATGCCAATATTAAGGTTAAAGATGATGCCTTCAAATCTACTTTCAACCAATATTTGCAAAATATCGGTGTTGAAACAAGTGATAGTAGCTCATCATCTAAAAAATAG
- a CDS encoding LURP-one-related/scramblase family protein translates to MRTYQVKQKFRLGGERFDIKDELGNVEYQVEGSFLKIPKTFTIYDKNGQEVSHITKKPISLLPKFVVELKDGDSFFIHKKLTLFRDRYDIEDLGLRVQGNIWDLEFKLFDDRDQIVAEISKELFHLTSTYQVSVYEDEYADLVISLCVAIDYVEMLEAGAN, encoded by the coding sequence ATGCGAACCTATCAAGTGAAACAAAAATTTCGATTGGGTGGCGAGCGGTTCGATATCAAAGATGAGTTGGGAAATGTTGAATACCAGGTTGAGGGATCTTTTCTTAAGATTCCCAAGACTTTTACCATCTATGATAAGAATGGACAAGAAGTGAGCCACATTACTAAAAAACCAATCAGCCTTCTTCCTAAGTTTGTGGTTGAGTTGAAGGATGGGGACAGCTTTTTTATCCATAAAAAGCTGACGCTCTTCAGGGATAGGTACGATATCGAAGATTTGGGACTGCGGGTACAAGGAAATATCTGGGACCTAGAATTCAAATTATTCGATGATCGGGATCAAATCGTCGCTGAGATTAGCAAGGAACTCTTTCATCTAACCTCTACCTACCAAGTATCGGTGTATGAGGATGAATACGCTGATTTAGTCATCTCACTTTGTGTCGCCATCGATTATGTCGAAATGTTAGAAGCTGGCGCAAATTAA